One window from the genome of Bacillus sp. SM2101 encodes:
- a CDS encoding transposase family protein, with protein MSYSKVLSEFNIIEGHENEHHIIIQVTKKNLPSHCPYCLSLANLYKYGTRKQMIVDIPIRSKQVILEINRKRYKCKECFTSFWEPLESVDQKRLMTTRLVRFIEWETMKNKFIDVARAIGVNEKTVRNVHKDYVKNKETH; from the coding sequence ATGAGTTATTCAAAGGTATTAAGCGAGTTTAATATAATAGAAGGTCACGAAAATGAACATCATATTATTATTCAGGTAACCAAAAAGAACCTTCCTTCACATTGTCCGTATTGTCTGTCCTTGGCTAACTTATATAAATATGGAACTAGAAAACAAATGATTGTCGATATCCCTATTCGTTCAAAACAAGTAATTTTAGAGATTAACAGGAAAAGATACAAGTGTAAAGAATGCTTTACAAGCTTTTGGGAACCTTTAGAAAGTGTTGATCAAAAAAGACTGATGACGACAAGGCTTGTGAGATTTATAGAATGGGAGACCATGAAGAATAAATTTATAGACGTCGCTAGAGCAATAGGGGTGAATGAGAAAACGGTGAGGAACGTCCATAAAGATTATGTCAAAAACAAAGAGACTCATTAG
- a CDS encoding sugar ABC transporter permease, which translates to MYPFGKGRSRLYPYLFLLLPLSLYVAFLFGPSVFTVIFSFTDVTSVPGQGFSFVGLDNYKEIFFSSNTPERYAAIQRTIYFAIVVTVIQNSVGLLMALVLNQKLKGDKFFRSVFFIPVLLGVTVVGLIWQLMFNPINGPVQKIYGLFGYSDTFFGNFEHAFEYIMFVQIWMYMGYSMLIFLAGLQTVPKDLYEAAYIDGANSWQSFKNITFPMIAPAFTVNILLSIIGALQTYDIIIVLTRGNFNTSTIGFDVYSETFRSNTIDLGLPAALSMIQFLIVLIFVVVSQHYLRKREVG; encoded by the coding sequence ATGTATCCTTTTGGAAAAGGGAGATCTAGACTGTATCCATATCTCTTTTTGTTACTCCCTTTAAGTTTATATGTTGCATTTTTATTTGGTCCCTCAGTTTTCACAGTAATCTTTTCATTTACTGATGTTACTAGTGTACCTGGGCAGGGGTTTTCTTTTGTAGGTTTAGATAATTATAAAGAAATATTTTTCTCTTCGAATACCCCAGAAAGATATGCAGCAATTCAGAGAACTATATATTTCGCAATTGTTGTAACAGTTATTCAAAACTCTGTTGGTTTACTTATGGCCTTAGTATTAAATCAAAAATTAAAAGGTGATAAGTTTTTTAGATCAGTATTTTTTATCCCTGTATTGTTAGGGGTAACAGTTGTTGGTCTTATTTGGCAGCTAATGTTTAACCCTATTAATGGACCTGTTCAAAAAATATACGGTTTATTTGGTTATTCGGACACATTCTTTGGAAATTTTGAACATGCTTTTGAGTATATTATGTTTGTACAAATATGGATGTATATGGGTTATTCAATGCTCATTTTCCTTGCTGGATTACAGACTGTACCAAAAGATTTATACGAAGCAGCCTACATTGATGGTGCAAATAGTTGGCAGTCATTTAAAAATATTACTTTCCCGATGATTGCTCCTGCTTTTACAGTAAATATTTTGCTATCAATTATTGGAGCACTTCAAACTTATGACATCATTATCGTCTTAACACGAGGGAACTTTAATACGAGTACGATAGGATTCGATGTTTACAGCGAAACGTTTAGAAGTAATACGATTGATTTAGGATTACCAGCAGCTTTATCGATGATCCAATTTTTAATCGTTCTCATTTTTGTTGTTGTGTCACAGCATTATTTACGAAAGAGAGAGGTGGGATAA
- a CDS encoding carbohydrate ABC transporter permease has protein sequence MKTSKSIKFLSYFSVFIMLVLYLVPLLLVVNTAFKTNAEFIISPNSIAENFNFQNFLDAWEQGAFSTYVWNTLLYTGVSTVIVIIFSIFAAFPIARGYVKWSGLLYIFFTMSMFLPNPIVPQFRMMVETGLYNTQLGYILIRSTGFGVVFILFVGYIKSISKELDEAASIDGCGYGRYMFSVIMPLMKPIIATGIVLTAIGTWNDLLGPILYLSDSKLWSISAGLLNFQGQYGNNWPLLSCGILIVAAPLLILYIFLQKYIIEGTMSGAVKS, from the coding sequence ATGAAAACATCCAAATCAATAAAATTTTTAAGCTATTTCTCCGTGTTTATCATGCTAGTACTTTATCTTGTGCCACTTCTCTTAGTTGTAAATACAGCTTTTAAGACAAATGCAGAGTTTATTATTAGTCCAAACTCAATTGCAGAAAACTTTAATTTTCAAAACTTTTTAGATGCATGGGAACAAGGAGCTTTCTCGACATACGTATGGAATACCTTACTATATACTGGTGTCTCAACTGTTATCGTTATCATCTTTTCGATATTTGCTGCATTCCCAATTGCTAGAGGTTATGTAAAATGGAGTGGATTGCTATATATCTTTTTTACAATGTCGATGTTTCTACCAAACCCAATTGTTCCTCAATTTAGAATGATGGTTGAGACAGGGCTATATAATACTCAACTTGGTTACATCTTAATTCGTTCAACAGGATTTGGTGTCGTTTTCATTTTGTTTGTTGGTTATATTAAATCGATTAGTAAGGAATTAGATGAAGCAGCAAGTATTGATGGCTGTGGCTACGGTCGATATATGTTTTCCGTCATCATGCCATTAATGAAGCCGATTATTGCTACAGGAATCGTATTAACTGCCATTGGAACATGGAACGATTTGCTAGGGCCAATCCTCTACTTATCAGATAGTAAACTTTGGTCGATTTCAGCAGGTTTATTAAATTTCCAAGGACAATATGGTAATAATTGGCCATTGCTATCATGTGGTATTTTAATTGTGGCAGCCCCACTATTAATCTTATATATCTTCCTTCAAAAATATATTATTGAAGGTACGATGTCTGGAGCTGTAAAATCATAA
- a CDS encoding putative sulfate exporter family transporter, which produces MTLLQENQPQIHRKSRIKENNRAFIIGVFLTFLLATVAKFLSTLPYLEIVGALVIALILGIVWRLVLGVEQNYSAGIEFSSKKLLRLGIIILGIRLNIKSIIEIGANVLSGIIIIVIITIIVIVILSKRMNVNNNIGLLTACGTGICGAAAIVAIAPQMRAKNDQITISIAVIALLGTLFTLIFVLFSAKLPLSDIQYGILSGLSLHELAHVVAAADVRGKSATDIAVIIKLTRVLLLVPIAIIIGHMYRMNNNNSAGNKLPFPWFIIGFLSMSMLNTFISIPVHISDFLVMIAYILIGTAMAAIGLMIDTQSFRLYGIKAFIAGLIGTIFMVAIAYVFVTISTM; this is translated from the coding sequence TTGACATTACTGCAAGAAAATCAGCCACAAATTCACAGAAAATCGCGTATAAAGGAAAATAATAGAGCATTTATTATTGGAGTATTTTTAACGTTCTTACTTGCAACCGTTGCTAAATTCCTATCGACTCTACCATATTTAGAAATAGTTGGTGCATTAGTCATAGCACTAATTTTAGGGATCGTGTGGCGTTTAGTTTTAGGCGTTGAACAAAATTATTCAGCTGGAATTGAATTTTCTAGCAAAAAACTACTTCGCTTAGGTATTATTATTCTTGGAATTCGTCTTAACATAAAATCAATTATTGAGATTGGGGCAAATGTTCTAAGTGGCATAATAATCATTGTTATTATAACGATTATTGTAATAGTAATACTTAGTAAAAGAATGAATGTAAATAACAACATTGGATTATTAACTGCATGTGGGACTGGGATTTGCGGGGCAGCCGCAATTGTTGCAATTGCTCCACAGATGAGAGCAAAAAATGACCAAATTACCATTAGTATTGCTGTAATAGCATTATTAGGAACTTTATTTACACTTATATTTGTACTTTTTTCAGCTAAGTTGCCTTTATCAGATATACAATATGGAATATTGTCCGGTTTATCACTTCATGAGTTAGCACATGTAGTTGCTGCCGCAGATGTTCGTGGTAAATCCGCCACGGATATCGCGGTCATCATTAAGCTTACTCGTGTACTGTTATTGGTTCCTATTGCAATTATCATAGGTCACATGTATCGTATGAATAATAATAATTCGGCAGGAAACAAGCTACCATTTCCTTGGTTTATCATAGGCTTTTTATCTATGAGTATGTTAAATACGTTTATTAGTATTCCTGTTCATATAAGTGATTTTCTAGTAATGATTGCGTATATTCTTATAGGAACAGCAATGGCTGCCATCGGTCTTATGATTGATACACAGTCATTCCGTTTGTATGGGATAAAAGCTTTTATTGCAGGTTTGATTGGGACTATTTTTATGGTTGCGATCGCGTATGTCTTTGTCACAATATCAACTATGTAA
- a CDS encoding LysR family transcriptional regulator, which yields MNIDALKIFVTVAKYKNFSRAAEHLNFSQPTISLHIRNLEEEFNEQLLYRSPKYVELTKAGKVLYRNANKILTLYSNTKDEINHLSNIVSGSIKIGASYTIGEYLLPKYLAQFTSAHPEVDIEVVIKNTEEITELIRQARLDIGLIEGKIENNDLVVKPFLEDEMVLVTSPSSPIASKDNILPAQLNNQTWILREIGSGTRAYSDYLIKEWNLSIMRSYIFNSSQGIKEAVLNNLGIAILSHIIVEKELERGELVAISINKAHFTRTLSFIHQTNHSFSMAEQVFVNEMLEK from the coding sequence ATGAATATTGATGCGTTAAAAATTTTTGTTACAGTAGCAAAGTACAAAAACTTTTCTCGAGCTGCTGAACATTTAAACTTTTCACAACCGACTATTAGTTTACATATACGCAATTTAGAAGAAGAATTTAACGAACAGCTTCTTTATCGTTCTCCAAAATATGTTGAATTAACAAAGGCTGGTAAAGTGTTGTATAGAAACGCAAACAAAATTTTAACATTGTATAGCAATACGAAAGATGAAATTAACCATTTAAGTAATATTGTAAGTGGGAGCATAAAGATTGGAGCAAGTTATACAATTGGTGAATATTTATTACCAAAGTATTTAGCGCAGTTTACATCTGCGCACCCAGAGGTTGATATTGAAGTTGTGATTAAAAATACAGAAGAAATAACAGAATTAATAAGACAAGCTCGTTTGGATATTGGGCTGATAGAAGGTAAGATCGAAAACAATGATCTTGTTGTAAAGCCCTTTTTAGAGGATGAAATGGTTCTTGTTACATCTCCTTCATCACCAATCGCTTCGAAAGATAATATTTTACCAGCTCAGCTTAATAATCAAACTTGGATATTGCGAGAGATTGGCTCTGGAACTAGAGCATATAGTGATTATTTAATCAAGGAATGGAATTTATCTATTATGCGCTCTTACATATTTAATTCAAGTCAAGGGATTAAGGAAGCGGTTCTGAATAATCTTGGCATTGCCATTTTGTCACATATTATAGTGGAAAAAGAATTAGAACGTGGTGAACTCGTAGCGATTTCAATAAATAAAGCACATTTCACAAGAACGCTATCATTTATTCATCAAACCAATCATTCATTTTCTATGGCTGAACAAGTTTTTGTGAATGAAATGCTAGAAAAATAA
- a CDS encoding MFS transporter — protein sequence MIKNKQKTSNKTVLFIVSIAIFTDMLMYGLVVPFLPIYATDLGASQSFVGILFASYAIALFIATPFSGAFADRIGRKKMITIGLLGLGVTTIVFAMSTSLWLLVIARALQGVAASIPWSAGLAFVADVFPSEERGKAMGIAISGQSAGVLFGPLFGGWLFELGGYKLPFFVAGGISLLTALLSFFCLRSITETKSERFVSSFGILRQRQILIIAGIAAIGAAVFASIEPTLPIHITNNLHASPGMIGLLFVIPPLAYGIIAPIIGILSTKIGHVKSVMLGIVLVAVVLPLNALPQSIGYQAVTLALLGVSLGIVLTPALPKLADISEQAGVTSQGIIFAVFNTAYSFGMIVGPLIASLLTASFGLTIAYAMLSILFIIYLIPLYKLSNTHSKEVNTHE from the coding sequence GTGATAAAGAACAAGCAAAAAACATCAAATAAAACAGTGCTATTCATCGTGTCAATTGCGATATTTACAGATATGTTAATGTATGGTTTAGTTGTACCATTTCTGCCGATTTATGCTACTGATCTAGGAGCATCTCAATCCTTCGTAGGTATATTGTTTGCTAGTTATGCTATTGCTTTATTTATAGCTACCCCATTTTCTGGAGCCTTCGCAGATCGAATTGGAAGGAAAAAAATGATTACAATAGGGTTACTAGGCTTAGGGGTAACTACAATAGTATTTGCTATGTCTACATCATTGTGGCTCCTTGTTATTGCACGTGCTTTGCAAGGAGTTGCAGCCTCAATTCCTTGGTCTGCAGGGCTTGCGTTTGTTGCGGATGTTTTCCCAAGTGAAGAACGGGGGAAAGCGATGGGAATAGCCATATCAGGCCAATCAGCTGGTGTATTATTTGGCCCTTTATTTGGAGGCTGGCTTTTTGAATTGGGTGGATATAAGTTGCCTTTTTTTGTGGCAGGTGGGATTAGCTTATTGACTGCACTTCTTAGCTTTTTTTGTCTTCGGAGTATAACAGAGACAAAATCTGAGCGGTTCGTCTCATCTTTTGGCATACTTCGTCAAAGACAAATTCTTATTATCGCAGGAATCGCAGCAATAGGTGCAGCAGTTTTTGCGAGTATTGAGCCAACTTTACCGATACACATAACAAATAACTTACATGCCTCGCCAGGAATGATTGGATTACTCTTCGTTATCCCACCACTAGCTTATGGAATAATAGCACCTATTATTGGGATTTTGTCTACTAAAATAGGACATGTGAAATCGGTCATGTTAGGTATTGTACTAGTTGCAGTTGTATTACCGTTAAATGCTCTGCCTCAATCCATCGGGTATCAAGCTGTCACACTTGCCTTGTTAGGTGTTAGCCTTGGAATCGTACTCACACCAGCTCTTCCTAAATTGGCTGATATATCAGAACAAGCCGGTGTTACTTCACAAGGTATCATATTCGCAGTCTTCAATACTGCATATTCGTTTGGTATGATTGTTGGTCCATTAATAGCAAGCTTATTGACTGCATCCTTTGGACTTACGATCGCCTATGCAATGTTAAGTATTCTCTTCATTATATACTTAATTCCTTTATACAAACTTTCAAATACTCATTCTAAAGAGGTTAATACACATGAATAA
- a CDS encoding extracellular solute-binding protein: protein MSKKVFSKFAMFTLAIALIFSVAACSGNDGASNGSSEGTSNETASNDSNQEEQKDKVTLKMLGWTNKAVNDYITELNEAFMEEYPEVEVEYTVTASDDVYKQLMQSRLAAEDVDLFPNLSGFILSPQEWSPGAEKPNWQQWIEAGQIADLTGESFLDNYNPSDIENGGMFDGKVYGVPVGTTAFSGLYYNKDIFADHGLEVPTTWDEFINVLDTLQDNEVTPLAFAGKDTWPLAITVQGLQASILGDQLEFIKGLWTGESKFTDEKPLEVLTKAQQMMGYAINGFMGIDYATLPSLFTSGSVAMMGDGAWKAPELTKDFPDLNFGYFPIPGSDNAEDNKSLAGKYDMTYLVAENAPNKEYAIKWLEFFSQPENYTDFVNASGMLPVQPNVVADSEFVNEISPYLQEFKLGYEQLFINRPNAGEHIANAGVHAEYIAPGGPIETAQELAEIQQQEWEDAEGN from the coding sequence ATGAGTAAGAAAGTGTTTTCGAAATTTGCAATGTTTACATTAGCTATTGCACTTATTTTTAGTGTTGCTGCTTGTTCTGGTAATGATGGCGCTTCAAATGGCTCTAGTGAAGGTACAAGTAATGAAACAGCTTCTAATGATAGCAACCAAGAAGAGCAAAAAGATAAAGTTACACTAAAAATGTTAGGTTGGACAAATAAAGCGGTAAATGATTATATTACAGAACTTAACGAAGCATTCATGGAGGAATACCCTGAGGTAGAGGTTGAATACACAGTCACTGCATCAGACGACGTGTATAAGCAATTAATGCAATCTAGATTAGCTGCTGAAGATGTTGATCTATTCCCTAACTTATCTGGTTTTATCTTATCGCCACAAGAGTGGTCGCCAGGAGCTGAAAAGCCAAACTGGCAACAATGGATTGAAGCAGGACAAATCGCTGATTTAACTGGTGAATCTTTCTTAGATAACTATAACCCTTCTGACATCGAAAATGGTGGAATGTTTGACGGTAAAGTGTACGGTGTACCAGTTGGTACAACTGCATTTTCAGGCTTATACTATAACAAAGACATTTTTGCAGATCACGGTTTAGAAGTTCCGACAACTTGGGATGAGTTCATAAACGTGTTAGACACATTACAAGATAATGAAGTTACTCCACTTGCTTTTGCAGGTAAAGATACGTGGCCATTAGCAATCACTGTTCAAGGCTTACAAGCTTCAATTTTAGGTGATCAATTAGAGTTTATTAAAGGCTTATGGACTGGTGAAAGCAAATTTACTGATGAAAAACCTCTAGAAGTATTAACAAAAGCTCAACAAATGATGGGATACGCAATCAATGGATTTATGGGAATTGATTATGCAACATTACCTTCATTATTTACATCTGGTTCAGTTGCGATGATGGGTGATGGTGCATGGAAAGCACCAGAATTAACAAAAGACTTTCCTGATTTGAATTTTGGATACTTCCCAATCCCTGGTAGTGACAATGCTGAGGATAATAAAAGCTTAGCTGGTAAGTATGATATGACATATTTAGTAGCAGAAAATGCACCAAATAAAGAGTATGCAATTAAATGGTTAGAGTTCTTCTCTCAACCAGAAAATTACACAGATTTTGTTAATGCATCAGGAATGCTGCCAGTTCAACCAAATGTAGTAGCTGACAGTGAATTCGTAAATGAGATCTCTCCATATTTACAAGAGTTCAAGCTTGGTTATGAGCAATTATTCATCAATAGACCAAACGCTGGTGAGCACATTGCGAATGCAGGTGTTCATGCTGAATATATTGCACCAGGTGGACCGATCGAAACAGCTCAAGAATTAGCGGAAATTCAACAACAAGAATGGGAAGACGCTGAAGGCAACTAA
- a CDS encoding PadR family transcriptional regulator: MTRTMVLGLLKSNGPMSGYEIQRMMESSNTEMWANVKPASIYHALKKLQKEAKVELETVEQTGLRTKSIFRITTKGEAELNRLLIESLATSSVVFPTALYTSLTFIDNISNDEILLSLEKQKNEVIYIYETMKSGYAEKEKMFGSIPHQVKIIFDNMYSQCELQLKCINDMIEFARGGEKSDKEQAKNIK, encoded by the coding sequence ATGACACGAACAATGGTACTTGGGCTTCTTAAATCTAATGGACCAATGTCAGGTTACGAAATTCAACGAATGATGGAATCATCGAATACAGAAATGTGGGCAAACGTGAAACCTGCTTCCATTTACCATGCATTGAAAAAACTACAAAAAGAAGCAAAGGTTGAATTAGAGACAGTTGAACAAACAGGCTTAAGAACGAAGTCTATTTTTAGAATTACAACGAAAGGAGAAGCTGAATTAAATCGTTTACTCATTGAGTCATTGGCAACATCTTCGGTAGTATTTCCGACAGCTTTATATACATCGTTAACGTTTATAGACAATATATCAAATGATGAAATATTATTATCATTAGAAAAACAGAAAAACGAAGTCATTTATATTTATGAAACGATGAAGTCAGGCTATGCAGAGAAAGAAAAAATGTTTGGGTCTATACCTCATCAAGTGAAAATAATATTTGACAATATGTATAGCCAATGTGAATTGCAACTGAAATGTATTAATGACATGATCGAGTTTGCAAGGGGAGGAGAAAAGAGTGATAAAGAACAAGCAAAAAACATCAAATAA
- a CDS encoding GH1 family beta-glucosidase, with the protein MSTIGRLMKEEMNIMLAQKSFPKGFVWGTATSSYQIEGAIEKDGRSESIWDTFCRVPGKVVNGDNGDIACDHYHKIEEDVKLLADLGIKHYRFSVAWPRIFPQKSVVNQAGLDFYKRLLAELKKYDIKPALTIYHWDLPQWIQDEGGWVNRNIVDYYMEYATTLFNEFGNEVPMWFTHNEPWCAAFLGYGEGVHAPGHQNWREAIIASHHIFLSHGLAVQKYKDMNLPGDIGIVLNLQPAYPATNSEEDIAATKRQDGYSNRWFLDPIFYGKYPTDMLEWFKNEVGEYDFIKENDLATINNPGDFLAVNFYSRSVVAAGEENQLLKLNHIPQEGEHTDMGWEVHPESLYVLLKRLQSEYTELPIYIAENGAAMKDELVAGVVDDKDRIAYVQSHLEACHRFIEEGGNLKGYYLWSFMDNFEWAFGYEKRFGMVYVDYKTQQRIPKESAKWFTNVMKENAIVQPVLR; encoded by the coding sequence ATGTCAACAATAGGTCGTTTAATGAAAGAGGAGATGAATATTATGTTAGCACAAAAATCATTCCCTAAAGGCTTTGTGTGGGGTACGGCTACTTCTTCATATCAAATTGAGGGAGCCATTGAAAAAGACGGACGTTCAGAATCGATTTGGGATACCTTTTGTAGAGTACCTGGCAAAGTTGTAAATGGAGATAACGGTGACATCGCATGTGATCATTACCATAAAATTGAAGAAGATGTAAAATTACTCGCAGATTTAGGCATCAAACATTACCGATTTTCAGTTGCATGGCCTAGAATATTCCCGCAAAAATCGGTTGTAAATCAAGCTGGTTTAGATTTTTATAAACGCTTATTAGCAGAGTTGAAAAAATACGATATTAAACCTGCATTAACAATTTATCATTGGGATTTGCCTCAATGGATTCAAGATGAGGGTGGCTGGGTTAATAGAAACATAGTTGATTATTATATGGAGTATGCTACTACTCTATTCAATGAGTTTGGTAATGAAGTACCAATGTGGTTCACGCATAATGAACCTTGGTGTGCAGCATTTTTAGGATATGGTGAAGGTGTCCATGCACCTGGACATCAAAATTGGAGAGAAGCGATTATTGCGTCGCACCATATCTTTTTATCACATGGCTTAGCAGTACAGAAATATAAAGATATGAACCTACCTGGCGATATAGGGATTGTACTAAATCTTCAGCCTGCTTACCCTGCAACTAATTCTGAAGAGGATATTGCAGCAACAAAAAGACAAGACGGCTATAGTAATCGCTGGTTCTTGGATCCAATTTTTTACGGTAAGTACCCTACTGATATGCTTGAATGGTTTAAAAATGAAGTTGGTGAATATGACTTTATTAAAGAAAATGACTTAGCTACAATAAATAACCCAGGTGACTTTCTTGCGGTCAATTTTTATAGTCGATCAGTTGTTGCAGCTGGAGAAGAAAACCAACTATTAAAGCTAAATCACATCCCACAAGAGGGTGAGCATACAGATATGGGATGGGAAGTACACCCTGAATCATTATATGTATTACTTAAACGTCTGCAATCTGAATATACTGAGCTACCAATCTACATCGCTGAAAATGGTGCTGCAATGAAAGATGAGTTAGTGGCAGGAGTAGTTGATGATAAGGACCGTATTGCCTATGTTCAATCTCATCTTGAAGCATGCCACCGCTTCATTGAAGAAGGTGGGAATTTAAAGGGATACTATTTATGGTCATTTATGGACAATTTTGAGTGGGCATTTGGTTATGAAAAACGCTTTGGTATGGTATATGTTGATTATAAAACACAACAGCGTATTCCGAAGGAAAGTGCTAAATGGTTTACAAATGTTATGAAAGAAAATGCCATCGTACAACCGGTATTAAGATAA
- a CDS encoding ABC transporter ATP-binding protein — MSTLLEVKNLKTYFFRKKKAIPAVDGVDIKINKGETVALVGESGSGKSITSLSIMRLVPSPGGKIVDGQILYDGKDLVEIPEKEMLKVRGNDISMIFQEPMTSLNPVLKIGEQITEVLIYHQKMSKAEARIKAIELLDMVGFSRAAEIIDEYPHRLSGGMRQRVMIAMAMSCNPKLLIADEPTTALDVTIQAQILDLMRNLSKKFNTSILLITHDLGVVSDIADRVVVMYCGQVVEEANVEELFDNPLHPYTEGLINSVPSIDGEITRLQSIEGTVPSPEHLPKGCRFAPRCSKAFDQCFNEIPLLTKKGSRSVRCFLHEEEEEGV, encoded by the coding sequence ATGTCAACGTTATTGGAAGTGAAAAATTTAAAGACATACTTCTTTCGTAAAAAGAAAGCTATTCCAGCAGTTGATGGGGTTGATATAAAAATTAATAAAGGAGAAACAGTAGCCTTAGTTGGCGAATCTGGTTCAGGTAAGAGTATAACATCGCTATCGATTATGAGACTAGTTCCGAGTCCTGGCGGAAAAATAGTGGATGGTCAAATTCTTTATGACGGAAAAGATCTGGTGGAAATACCAGAAAAAGAGATGTTGAAAGTGCGAGGGAATGACATTTCAATGATTTTCCAAGAGCCGATGACATCATTAAATCCTGTGTTAAAAATTGGTGAACAAATAACGGAAGTTTTAATCTACCATCAAAAAATGTCAAAGGCTGAAGCAAGAATTAAGGCAATCGAATTATTAGATATGGTTGGTTTTTCTCGAGCAGCTGAAATCATAGATGAATACCCTCATAGATTATCAGGAGGGATGAGACAAAGAGTAATGATTGCAATGGCTATGAGCTGTAATCCTAAGTTATTAATAGCGGACGAACCTACAACTGCATTAGATGTTACTATTCAAGCGCAAATATTAGATTTAATGAGAAATTTAAGCAAAAAATTTAACACTTCAATTCTATTAATTACACATGATTTAGGTGTTGTTTCAGATATAGCAGATAGAGTTGTAGTGATGTATTGCGGCCAAGTTGTTGAGGAAGCAAATGTAGAGGAATTATTTGATAATCCACTTCACCCATATACTGAAGGTCTAATTAATTCTGTACCTTCCATAGATGGGGAAATAACACGCTTACAATCAATTGAAGGGACTGTTCCCTCCCCAGAGCACTTACCGAAAGGCTGTCGTTTTGCACCACGTTGTTCAAAGGCATTTGACCAATGCTTTAACGAGATACCCTTATTAACGAAAAAAGGTTCCAGATCTGTACGCTGTTTTTTACATGAAGAAGAGGAGGAAGGAGTATGA
- a CDS encoding YesL family protein, translated as MDRIYTITEWITRFLLLNLYWILFSLVGLVFLGVFPATTAMFSISRKWIQGDIDIPIFKTFWSYFRSDFLKANMLGFLLIILGFGLYVDFVYVKSLNSALGIILLGSTLLLTALFIITILNLFPIYAHYELNIFQYIQRAFSIGILHPIRTIMMALGVIGIYFISSAFPGFIIFFSGSLLSYLITWIASRNFSDVIEGN; from the coding sequence ATGGACAGGATCTATACGATAACCGAGTGGATTACACGGTTCTTACTACTTAATCTTTATTGGATTTTATTTTCATTAGTTGGTTTAGTTTTTTTGGGTGTATTCCCTGCGACAACCGCGATGTTCTCTATTTCCAGAAAGTGGATTCAAGGCGATATAGACATCCCTATTTTCAAGACTTTTTGGAGTTATTTTCGAAGTGATTTCTTGAAGGCAAATATGTTAGGTTTTTTACTAATTATCTTAGGATTTGGGTTATACGTAGATTTTGTATACGTGAAGTCGCTTAATAGTGCTTTAGGTATAATCTTACTTGGAAGTACATTGTTACTTACTGCATTGTTTATCATTACGATTCTAAATCTATTTCCAATATATGCTCATTATGAATTAAATATATTCCAATATATTCAACGTGCATTTTCTATAGGCATCCTACATCCGATTAGAACGATTATGATGGCACTTGGAGTAATTGGCATATACTTCATTTCAAGTGCCTTTCCAGGGTTCATCATTTTTTTCAGCGGTAGTTTATTAAGCTACTTGATCACCTGGATTGCTTCTAGAAATTTTTCAGATGTTATAGAAGGTAACTAA